A part of Corvus cornix cornix isolate S_Up_H32 chromosome Z, ASM73873v5, whole genome shotgun sequence genomic DNA contains:
- the NRG1 gene encoding pro-neuregulin-1, membrane-bound isoform isoform X15 — translation MASFYKAEELYQKRVLTITGICIALLVVGIMCVVAYCKTKKQRKKLHDRLRQSLRSERNNVMNMANGPHHTNPPPDNVQLVNQYISKNVISSEHVIERETETSFSTSHYTSTTHHSVTVTQTPSHSWSNGHTESILSESHSVLISSSMENSRHTSPAGPRGRLNGIGGPREGNSFLRHARETPDSYRDSPHSERYVSAMTTPARMSPVDFHTPTSPKSRPSTMSPPASSLTVSIPSVAVSPFIEEERPLLLVTPLQLHEKYDHHLQQFNSFQHNATHESNSLPPSPLRIVEDEEYETTQEYEPAQEPPKKLSNSRRVKRTKPNGHISSRVEVDSDTSSESGSSETETEDERIGEDTPFLSIPNPGATSLEPATAFRLAETRTNPANRFSTPEELQARLSSVIANQDPIAV, via the exons AAGCTGAGGAACTGTACCAGAAACGGGTGCTGACCATAACTGGCATTTGCATTGCTCTTCTAGTAGTTGGCATCATGTGTGTGGTGGCCTACTGCAAAACCAA gaagcagaggaaaaagttGCATGACCGCCTTCGGCAGAGCCTGCGCTCGGAAAGGAACAATGTGATGAACATGGCCAACGGGCCGCACCACACCAACCCACCGCCGGATAACGTCCAGCTGGTGAAT caGTACATTTCGAAAAATGTAATCTCCAGCGAGCATGTCATCGAGCGAGAAACAGAGACCTCGTTTTCTACAAGCCACTACACCTCAACAACACATCACTCCGTGACAGTCACCCAGACACCTAGCCACAG ctggagTAATGGCCACACTGAAAGCATCCTCTCTGAAAGCCACTCGGTGCTCATCAGCTCTTCCATGGAGAATAGCAGGCAcaccagcccagcagggccccGGGGCCGCCTCAATGGCATCGGCGGGCCACGGGAAGGCAACAGCTTCCTCCGGCATGCGAGAGAGACCCCCGATTCCTACCGAGACTCTCCTCACAGTGAAAG GTATGTCTCAGCTATGACCACACCAGCTCGCATGTCACCTGTTGATTTTCACACTCCAACTTCTCCCAAGTCCCGCCCCTCCACAATGTCACCACCGGCTTCCAGCTTGACCGTCTCGATCCCTTCAGTGGCGGTGAGTCCCTTCATAGAAGAGGAGCGACCACTGCTCCTGGTGACTCCACTGCAGCTACATGAGAAGTATGACCACCATCTTCAGCAATTCAACTCCTTTCAACACAATGCCACCCATGAGAGCAACAGCCTGCCACCAAGCCCTCTGCGGATTGTGGAGGATGAGGAGTACGAGACCACGCAGGAGTACGAACCAGCACAGGAGCCTCCAAAGAAACTCAGCAACAGCCGGAGGGTCAAAAGAACAAAGCCCAATGGCCACATTTCCAGCAGGGTGGAAGTGGACTCTGACACAAGCTCTGAGAGCGGCAGCTCTGAGACCGAAACCGAAGATGAACGAATAGGCGAGGATACACCATTCCTGAGCATACCGAACCCCGGGGCAACCAGTCTGGAGCCAGCCACTGCCTTCCGGCTGGCTGAAACCAGGACTAACCCGGCAAATCGCTTCTCCACACCAGAAGAGTTGCAAGCAAGGTTGTCCAGTGTGATAGCTAACCAAGACCCTATTGCTgtataa
- the NRG1 gene encoding pro-neuregulin-1, membrane-bound isoform isoform X14, translating into MASFYKHLGIEFMEAEELYQKRVLTITGICIALLVVGIMCVVAYCKTKKQRKKLHDRLRQSLRSERNNVMNMANGPHHTNPPPDNVQLVNQYISKNVISSEHVIERETETSFSTSHYTSTTHHSVTVTQTPSHSWSNGHTESILSESHSVLISSSMENSRHTSPAGPRGRLNGIGGPREGNSFLRHARETPDSYRDSPHSERYVSAMTTPARMSPVDFHTPTSPKSRPSTMSPPASSLTVSIPSVAVSPFIEEERPLLLVTPLQLHEKYDHHLQQFNSFQHNATHESNSLPPSPLRIVEDEEYETTQEYEPAQEPPKKLSNSRRVKRTKPNGHISSRVEVDSDTSSESGSSETETEDERIGEDTPFLSIPNPGATSLEPATAFRLAETRTNPANRFSTPEELQARLSSVIANQDPIAV; encoded by the exons AAGCTGAGGAACTGTACCAGAAACGGGTGCTGACCATAACTGGCATTTGCATTGCTCTTCTAGTAGTTGGCATCATGTGTGTGGTGGCCTACTGCAAAACCAA gaagcagaggaaaaagttGCATGACCGCCTTCGGCAGAGCCTGCGCTCGGAAAGGAACAATGTGATGAACATGGCCAACGGGCCGCACCACACCAACCCACCGCCGGATAACGTCCAGCTGGTGAAT caGTACATTTCGAAAAATGTAATCTCCAGCGAGCATGTCATCGAGCGAGAAACAGAGACCTCGTTTTCTACAAGCCACTACACCTCAACAACACATCACTCCGTGACAGTCACCCAGACACCTAGCCACAG ctggagTAATGGCCACACTGAAAGCATCCTCTCTGAAAGCCACTCGGTGCTCATCAGCTCTTCCATGGAGAATAGCAGGCAcaccagcccagcagggccccGGGGCCGCCTCAATGGCATCGGCGGGCCACGGGAAGGCAACAGCTTCCTCCGGCATGCGAGAGAGACCCCCGATTCCTACCGAGACTCTCCTCACAGTGAAAG GTATGTCTCAGCTATGACCACACCAGCTCGCATGTCACCTGTTGATTTTCACACTCCAACTTCTCCCAAGTCCCGCCCCTCCACAATGTCACCACCGGCTTCCAGCTTGACCGTCTCGATCCCTTCAGTGGCGGTGAGTCCCTTCATAGAAGAGGAGCGACCACTGCTCCTGGTGACTCCACTGCAGCTACATGAGAAGTATGACCACCATCTTCAGCAATTCAACTCCTTTCAACACAATGCCACCCATGAGAGCAACAGCCTGCCACCAAGCCCTCTGCGGATTGTGGAGGATGAGGAGTACGAGACCACGCAGGAGTACGAACCAGCACAGGAGCCTCCAAAGAAACTCAGCAACAGCCGGAGGGTCAAAAGAACAAAGCCCAATGGCCACATTTCCAGCAGGGTGGAAGTGGACTCTGACACAAGCTCTGAGAGCGGCAGCTCTGAGACCGAAACCGAAGATGAACGAATAGGCGAGGATACACCATTCCTGAGCATACCGAACCCCGGGGCAACCAGTCTGGAGCCAGCCACTGCCTTCCGGCTGGCTGAAACCAGGACTAACCCGGCAAATCGCTTCTCCACACCAGAAGAGTTGCAAGCAAGGTTGTCCAGTGTGATAGCTAACCAAGACCCTATTGCTgtataa